The DNA window tgctctatccactgcgccatctagctgcccctcaccattctttttttaagaattctttataaagagaaaagagggagaaatattGTGATTTTATAACAAAGATAATCTAGGAAAAAGAACCTGTACTATTGTATAcctttaatttgattaaaataataatatacagaACTGGAACAGTATGACATAGATGAGAACAGGCCAGCCTTGGTGTtaggaaaacttgggtttaaCCATTGCCTCGACACGTCACAGCACTTCTCTATAAAATCTGTTTAATAGCtgcagtgccttccctctccccttctctagtGATTACTATaagactcaaataagataatgtatatagcATATTTTGAAAACCTCATAGGTTAATTATTATTAGACTTATGTGCAGCAACAtaacagagtggatagagaatcaCTTTGGAAAaatgaagatctgggtttgagtcctgtccCTGATACATAACAGGTACGTGAATATGACCATCTCTTAGTGCCCCAGATAGCTCCCTAAAATCAGAAATTACAGAAGACCTACCGATCTCTATGAGGGGAATGAGGTACAGTGGAGTGGAGTGGCTCTGTCATCAAaaaatgtgggtttgaatcctatctcagattCTTCCTGCCTctatgacctcaggcaagacatttaacttccctacgcctccctcagcctcagggtcctatttgtaaaataaggaagggTGGCTtagatgggctctgaggtcccttccagcactacaTCTATGACATTATAAGACACTGTATGAGGAAAACTTTAAGGGGTCACTTGGTGGCATGTGTTTAGCAGTGCACAGCTGGAAAGAAGATTTATACAATAAGACTTAGGACTCCTCTAATGTTAAAAAAGGAGGTGAAACAAtagatcacatttatatagcactttctagcttacaaagcattttctttatttgtaaaatgtccgTGTATTAGCTAAGATGCATCTGTGGTacttttgtaaaccataaagtgtcatataaatatgagctatgtTGTTCCTCCATCTCTGCTTTCTATACCTTTATGTTGGCTGTCTGTCATGCCTGAAATGTTAAccttccttacctctacctcctAATATCCCCAActtcttttaagactcagttcaaaagGCACCTCCTGCAGAtgacctttcttgattccccaaaTTTACCCCCAGCCAATTgagcctccctctttctctctctaaggttatttttcttctcttccaggagttcttattcatttttgtgtcatggacccctttggcagtctggtgaagcctatacactcccttctcagaataatctcttttttaattgaaggaaatataattttcagctagaagttagtgaaaataaagatgcaaactttttttttcattcaaattcaGAACTTCCCTAAAGATCTTCAAGGTGTTTGTGGATTTCAGGTTAAGCATCCATTTTCTACTATATCTCTTGTGTGTCTTCTTATTTACATCCAGTGTCCTCCActgaaatgtaagctctttgagagaaaTGGTTGTTGtagttattcattttctttttattcctagcacttagcatactagattaataaatgcttgtggactgctTGACTGATGGAATGATTGCTAAGAAAACAATCCTCCAAGAAGTAGATTTGGAAGTCTAACTCTCACAATGAAGATTACTTTCCCTGACATTCCAAGACTGAAGTCCCTATGCCTatgatcacacatctagtatgtcAGAGCCAGAAAATGCTACTTActcaacaagaaaaaataatcactGAATAATTAGTCACTATGGTGGCCACAGACCATAAGCTGCAAGAAGAGAAGATACCCCCACCACTCCACCAGAGTTTATGGAGCAAATTACAGTAGATGCTAGTGGAGCACAAAGATCTCAAAAATATGGTGATCCCAAGTGGAAATGAAGCAAACCACTCTTTTGTTAGAGAGTAATAAAAAGGACTCCATCTAGGATAAGAATTCATAAGAAGTGATTGCCTTATTAAGAAAGCAATAAtagctatttatatattttcaaagtgctttacatgtattatctcatggGAACTTCACAATAATCCTTCAAAATAGGCATCCCTCTgagaattatctccattttagagatgaagaccTGAAGGTCAGAAAGGTTCAGTGGAAAAAGCAATGTATGTAGagtcataggacctgggttcaaatcccacctctgagggTTACtgcttgtatgaccttggtcaagtcacttaacctcccttggcCTCTGTCACCTTGACTGTTAAAAAGAGGGAGTCAGACTAGAAGGCCTCTAAGGATTCTTCCAtcttaaaatctatgatcccatgacttgGCCAGAATAtgagaggcagcatttgaacttgtGGTTCTCCTAATTCCTAATTCAGCATTTTTCGAATCCCATGTTGTATCTTCAGGACAGCAGGACATCTGGCACTTAGGCAGATAAGACAGAAGCTTTCTGGTCTGACTTCTACATTTCCTCTATATCTAACATGCTCATTAAAAGCACATCAACTGATTTACACGTTCAAAATTATGCTAGTTGGGCTAATtcatacatgacactccatctctgatCTCTGAGTCTTTGTACTGGCTGTGCACATCTGGTTTActctgctttctcatctctaccttgtggaatccttggcttccttcaagacttctCTAAAATGTCACCCTAGCCCCAAAAACTTCCAGAGCCTTCCCCTTTAAGGTTCTTTTCCATCTAATCTGTATGTATCATATATGCAACTATTTATTTAcgtatctccctcattagaatgtaagctccttgaggacagggttttgttgttgttgttgttgttgttgtttttggggggggttgcctttattttgtatctctactgcttagcacagtgcctggcacataatgtacactttttttttttaatttttttttttttgctgggcaatgggggttaagtgacttgcccagggtcacacagctagtaagtcaagtgtctgaggccggatttgaactcaggtactcctgaatccaaggccggttctttatccactgcgccacctagctgccctgccacaTAAtgtacacttaataaatgcttgttgattctttccctatttttgctttaatttttttagtcttttcatGTTTAGAACTCTTTAAGAACAAGAATTCATATCCTAACCATGATAAAGTCATCTTAATAACagacctttttttaattttgagaagGAAACAGTGATTTCAGTTCCTTATTATAATATCCAGGAAGCAGGCATAACCCCAAACAGACACCATGAGTGAGTACCTGCTGCTTTGAGAAGGATGATTTGCCAGCCTTCTCGCCCTCTTTCAATGTCTTGCTAATATTTGACACCCATTTCTGTAGCTCTTTGGCTTTTTCaacatgttctttcttttcttcctccagtgACTTCTGGCAAGCATgagttgtaaaaaaaatatatatatagtaaagttATTGAGGTGTTAGATTCTGCTTAACAAATAAACGTGTGAAAATACCATTATCCATACCAGGGCTAGTAGAATGTTTTATTCACTGACATAACCACACAGACCATATGTTACTCTCCTGTGATCAAGATTTTCATGCTTTCTCTAGAAAGGGGGCAACAAATTTTTGTGAAGGCAACACAAACTGTGGGGCAATGCTTCAAATTGCACTGAAACCTTGCAGAAAGAGCAATCTAACTTCCAAGTGGTTGTTCAAGATGACAAACCATAAATGGCAGCTTTATTCAAAACCTTAAAATCTTTGAACTGAGAAACTGACATGCTGGAGAGAATCTTAAGGGGTTTTGACCTTGGTAACCAGACCATCATGAATTTGTGGTAGAATACAGCTAAACAAAAGTCCTCTTGGCACTTCAAGTAGTgcaatataaacatatattagaaataaatggcaaactcCACATggagcttgatttttttttccctaaattgtCTCTAGCCTAAATAACTAGAAAAGCATTTCTCTTGGATTTTTGAACCCATGCTTTGCATTTGACTTGTCATCTCCCCCTCTCCAGCTCAAGAGCTTACAATGGCTCCCTACTACCTACTGAATCAAGCCTGAGCGTTTCACCCTGGCTTTCAAAAATCTCTATGATCTGGGTCCATTCTATCTAACCCTATATGCCACTACTTGACAACAGAAGCCCAGGTAGGTCTGCCCCTAGGCTCCACTCATTTAATTCCCAGTAcgttttttcttgacttttcctccatcaattaattttttcctcaatCACTTATTTTCCATCCTTTAAGGTCCAAACCACTTCCACGAGGCCTTCCCTGTCTACTCTAGTTTGCAataacctctcttttcttttatatttatatggctcacataataatattaatattttattaataaaaagatgatagaataaaaaaaaatctttgaactaCTGCCTTTGCATTAGCATTCAAGTCGAGTCACTGATGTAGAAGAGTCTTGAATATCTCATCAAATCAGAGTAATATAGAGCATGTTCACAGaagaaaaatacacagaaaaatatAGATTTCCAGCAGTATCTAATCAAATAACAATGAGCTGTCAATTCCACCCACCCCCATAGcacaacaaatatattttaaactgcTTAGCATTGGACTTCAATGTCTTGAAAATAAGTGTGacttttgttaactattttaaGATGTCTGGAAGTGTAACACAAGGAAATGCAAACTTATTTTATTTGGCAATACAGTCTGAAACTCAAAAGACCTAGGTACACTGGGACAGCGGcagatgtttcttttttgttcctggTGGTCCTCCAAAATCGCTTTATAGTTAATCTCGAGGTCCGGCATCATTCAGGATATGGGGCCCCTAGCCTGAGGCTGGGCTGGTAAAGATTAGACTAACTCCAAAAGAGCGAGAGGACATAGTGACTTTGATTGGGCTCATCTTGTCCACATTTAGATATAGgaagacttgacttttctcagacAGGTATACAGAATTAATCTCAAAGCTAAGTGAAACCATTTCAATCCTTCTTCAGCCATGGTTTTAAATATAACAAACACTCTTAGATGCTAGCAGTTTCCAACAGGACAAGAAACCAGTGGTGAGTACTTTAAGAGTTTCTTACAACTGAGTGATTAAAATGAGGTCATATCCTAAGCAATAATATAATGTCACTTAATTTTATGAAGAATAGTAGAGACTGGAAATCCCAGACATGAGGGGCTCTGATGCTTCCAGGAGTCTTAGTCCTGTGTGAAAATCGAAATCCGCTTTCTCTAAGGCCTCCTTGTAAGTCAACTTCCTTTTAGTCTTGGGGCATATTATATCTCTGACGTGGGGCTTTTGATCTTTGAGCTTTGAAGCAGTGAGGACATCAAGGATGCCCTCCTTGAGAGCTTCTTCTATTGACAACCTCACCTGAGACTGTGGATGGATTAACCCACCTGTCAAGTGCTGGAACTCCAAACATCGAATCCCAAGTTCTATGCTCAGAACCTTTGTGTTCACAGCTTCAACCACAGACATAGTCTGGTTAGTGACTGGATGAGTAATCCCCCTGAACACCACCTCACACTGTCGTAGCTGTTGGGCACATGACTCGTCAATTAACCCTCTATGCAAAGCTTCGGTCACCCTGTACCTTCTGCCTGTAAGTGGGTCAATGATACCACCTGTACTGACTTGAGCTTCAAGGCATCTAAGGGCAGTAATCCGATCAATCAAATTTCTGCGTGAAGCTTTGAGGACTGAGATCCTTTCGCCAGAATCAGAGAGCCAGTATCCCGCAATTGGACTGTTTAAATTCTTCTTTGAAACTAACTTGCTCAGCAAAGTATCAGCAAGCTCAGTGGGTGTGATGATACCTTCCTGACATTTCTTAACCAGAGCTCTGTCAATCACTCCCTCTTCCACTGCCTCATTGATACTAAACTGCAATCCTGTTTTAACATCAGTCAGCAGATGAGAAGCCTTTCCACAGGAATCAAAGAACGTGGCTTCCTTCCACTGATACTGCTGTCTTGAGAGCTCGAGATAGGTGTTTTTCTCGATAAGATTCCTTTGGTAAGCCTTGAATGCAGTCAGTTCTGCTCCCGTCTTTATGTCTACTACAGAAATTTTCTGAGCTTTTTCTACAGAAAGATTGgaaattttcctttctccaaatgGAAGCAAGAAGCACCCGCTGTCTATGTCAAAGACACACATTCTCAGTAATTCAGAGTAATAGAGAGCTTGTTTGTTATTGGGGTTAGGGAAAGCCCTGGTGTTGCTTGATGGCTCATGTAAGAATTGCAAAATGGCATTATTCAGCAAGCCCAACTGTACAGCTATTTCTGGAGGCAGTCGAACACTTCTCACAGGATCAATAATTCCCCCACATGCAACCTGGGCCTCCAAGATatgctttccttttcttctttcaaggaGCCTGCTCTCAATAGCTTGAAACACTGACAACTTCTTTGAACCATGCAGATATCCTAGGACTGCCTTCTCTGCCTCAAGGAGCCGACCTTTGAATTCATTATCGACAAGCCCCTTAACAAGTGCATCCTCCACAGAATATTTCTGCCCTGAAATGGGATCAATAATAAAACCTGTTGCTGCTTGAGCTTCCAAAAAGGCtaaggccagggctttatctattattattttcttggctgcTAAGGTAAATGTCATTCTTTCTTTAGTTGACTCCAGGTATAGCCCTGCAATCGCAGTGGATTTAGTCAAAAACTTACTAAGACTTTTCTGAATGTCTTCCACAGACTTGAGACCAAGGCGCAGCTGCTCAACTGTGCCCATGTCCAGAAGCTTCACCTCAACCAACTGCCTGGCAGTTACCATGTGTTGGAGACCCTGAAATTTAAATTCATCATCTCTGACAGAACAGTCATAACTTCTGCTAATATTTTGGAAATTCTCTTGTTCTAAGTTGGTAGAATTCAACTTAGGCAATTCTCCTCTCTTGAATCCATCTGAGGTTCTGAATACTTCAAGTATCCGCTCTTCATGATCTGGAACTAGgtctttttcttgctttattgctGTGACTTCAACATGCATATCACACTGCTTGTTCTTAGCTATCTGGAAATAGGAATTTATAAAACAGTAAGGAACTGATCTGAAGAACTGTATCCACCCTTAATTCAAGCACCATTTCTCAAAGAACAGAGATCAGAATAAAAGTTGTAGAAATCATAAAGAAGACAGGTTATGACaaggatcacagaattagaattggaagagTCTATAAAAACCATCTGATCCAACCCTTtcatgcagatgaggaaaatgaagcccaatgcagttaagtgacttactcaaagtcacacctACAGTAAGtataaaaggaagaatttgaTTCCAGAGCACAtgatctattcactgtactatGCTTCCCTTTATAGAAAAAggctttatagaaataaaaagtatGAAATTTTTTCATAACCCCAATTTTTGAGattaaatgactaaaataaaatcTGCCTACACTGCAAGTTAGGAATTTACTGTGTCTGGTtagttcttctattttttttcccttacttcTATATTAAAGACCTGGggaaatttattatatatctgtACATGCTTAATCTCAATACTTTTTAAAGATATAACATCTAAGATGTAAACAAATCTACCAAATATTGGCAAAGTGTAGCAGCATTCTTTTCCCAACTATAACTATAAAACAATAACTacattaaataaatgctagctaaattCATAACTATTTTAAGCAATTAATAGAGTACTAAAGAAaacagggaggaaagaggaaaatgagctGAAAATGCTAACAGTTGACAGAAAGTACAGTATACCTCCAAAGGCTTCATGAGTTTCACCAGTTCCATTTCAGAGTTATCATCTTGATATCTAATCGGTGATATGGAATTGTATAGAGCTTTATctcttatttttcctatttctgatAGTCTTGGAATTGGATTTGTTTCATCAAAAGTTATCTGTAACTCAGTACTCGTCTGAGAAAAATACTCAGAGTAGCATTGCTGGCTTTTTTCATCCTCTAACGTAGCTCTTGGTAGCCGGAACTGGACTTCTTTGGCTATCTGTTCAGCACTCTTATGAAGCCTTTGTTCATCCATCTGTTCACTTGGAAACCCTTTTGATTCCCAACCCAACAGAGGAGATTGTGTCTTTCGTTGAAGTTGCTCAATTCCCCTAGAAGAGAGGTCGCCACAGTATTTATACTCATTTACTTTCCTTTCAAAGTCTGGTTTGAAACTGCAATCTTTAGGCAAATTCCTTTTCTGGATCTCACTCTGAAGCAAAAGTAACTGGTTTTCATGCTCCTTTATCTGCTGGTCCATTTTTTGCTTCAAGTTTGCAACCTCACATTTCTGTGCCATCAGCTCCTCCTCAAGTTTACGACATTTTTGGTAATGATGtgcttccatcttctctccttgCTGCATTTGTTCTCGATAATGTTGTAGTCTTCCTTCTAATTCTTTAATATCTGTTTCATATAGCTTAGCATTCGCTTGGGCTATACAGTTTTCTCGCTGAAGAGATACAAAATCAAGCCTTATGCCTGAAAGATCATTTTCAGTGACGACTTTGGAGTCCAttaatttttctactttcttcctaAATTCTTCTGCAGAGCGTTTGAACTTAGCAGATTCTTCCTGAAACAGAACCATCTTTTGGTGTGCCATCTGCTCCTCTATAGTCTTTAGGTGCAATTCATCTTGGACCTTCTTCAACCTATTATTTAATTCCTGCACTTGGGCTTCCTGGATCTGTACCTTCTTCTCACcgagtctcttttcctctttggatGCACTCAGCTCAGCATTCAGATTTCTAACCTCCTTCTCAGTATTCTGGATAATAATGTCCTGCTGGTCACACTTCTGCTTAAATTCATTGACCAGACTTTGAGTTTTGGCCAAGTCTTCCTCCAGACATTTGATTTTCCTAAggaaatcttgttctgtttttgtctgcTTGTGCAAGTGTTCATTTGTGTTACGAAGCTGTTCTTTAAAACTGTCTGCCTGATTTTTTAGGATCTCACATTTTTGCTGAATAGTTTGTTTCTCCAGCACAATCTTCTCCGAGTCTGACTGAATTCTCTGCATCATCAATTTAGTTTCATTGTTTTGTCTGGTGAGCTCATCCACTTTCTGTTTTAACGTCTCTGCCCACTCATTACTTTTTTCCAAGTCTTCATTGAGTTTCTGGattttttgattgttttctttttctgctttgatATTTTGAAGTAATTGCTCATGACTTTTATCAAATGCTTCTGTTAGGATATGTTCTGATTTCCCTAGGCAGGATCTTGCTCTTTCATCAGCTAATGCCTTCTCATGCTGAAGAGTAGAGACCTTGGAATTCAAATGCTGAATGTTCATTTCAGCTAGTGCCCGAGCTTGAGTGATTTGGTCCACTTCTCTTTTCAGCTTCCCCTTTTCCTGATGGAGAGATTCCAATTCCACTTGATAATGATGTTTTATCTTCTTCAGGTCATTAGCTTCCTGCATTACCTCTTGAGCTCTATCTGTAGTTTGGTTCAACTGCCTACTAAGTTCTGTTAATTGTTGAGAGTAGCCCTGCTCTACCTGGTCTTTCTTCTCCAACTCCAACTTGAGGCACCTTAATGTGTCATTTGTTTCATCTAACTTTTCTTTTAGCAAACGAGCCTTTTCCTCAGATGATGTTTTTTGAAGTTGAAGGGAATTCAGCTCATATTTCAACTCACCTACCTCCTTTTCAGCCTTTTGGTTGGCAAGGGTTAGTTCAAGGACCTGATGCTTCAGTTCAtcagctttctgttttccatgAGTGTCCTGTATGATAGTACAGGCTGGCAATGTACTTTCTCCACAAGAGAGttgtatttctgttatttttctcCTGGCTTCAGTTTCgattttctgcttttcttgcAACTGTTTCTCTGCAACTTTCTTTTGAAACGCAAGGTCTGCTTCCATCTGCTTCATGAGTTTCAAGagttcttcctcactttctttttttctccttagttCTGCCATCAACATGCTTTTCTGATGCTCCAAGTCACTGAGACTTGTGTCTTTTCTTTTAAGACAGTCTTCCAAGGTCCTTCTAGTAATCGTGTGCTCGTCTAACTGCTGACGGAAATTTCGGAGGTTTTCTTCAACCTCAGCTCTCTTAGCTTCCGCCTCTAATGTAAGCCGTTTCACACGCTCTAATTCTTGCTGTGCTGCTATCTTCTCCTTCACAATGCTCTCAAGTTCAGAGCGATATTGCTTGGCTTCACTCTCAGCCTTGATTTTCTTCAAAGCAATATCTTCCACATTTCTCTGTTGCTTTCTCAGCTCATTTTCTGCAGCTGCCTTTACTTTGGGAAGTTCTTGTTCTACCTGGAACTTCTGTTTTCTTAATTCATCTAACATTTTCTCTAACTCACTGATCTTTCCTGTGAGTTTGTTGTTCTCCACCATTGTTGCTCTCTGTTGTTGAAGCAGTTCTGAATAGGCTCCATGTTGAGATGTCTCCTTACATCTTTTAATCTAtaagaaatttattaaaaatatcaagTCTGTTCTGCTACCACTGTAGTCGAGAATATCTGAAGCAAAACTAATAAAAGTACTTACAAACCAAGATGTCAAAGTTCAGAATAagccaacaccaccaccaccaccaccaacaccaataCCACCACCAACACCTGCTCTGGGGAGGAAGCTTCATAAAGTAACCATTAGTTGCAAGTAGAAACATCTTTCATGAGAGGAATTcataatatgtacaaaaatttgaATAATCATTTTTTGTCTCTAAGGTACAATTTTCTTAAGATTATTAGATAATACACAGActcttagagctgggagggactttaatGAACATTTGGCCTAAACTCATTTTCCATATAAGTGAAGTCCCAAGAGATTaacaagcaacttgcccaaggcccAGAGTTAGTCTCCTGATCCACAGTTCAGTGTTCTTGTTATACACCACACTATTCATCTGTTAACAACACAGGTTGGGctaaatacaaaaaagaacataacatgcagaaataaaataaagaattcagtGTTTATTGGCTGGCCCTGTGAAAAGTAAAACATATGTCTTATATTGTGAAATgttgaaaaattaaacaaaataaagagttttaaaagtaATCTACATATTAGCAAATACTCATGAAATGTAGCTAATCcagattagtgtgaataatgaatcccaaaAAATGGTCAATTATTTGAAACTGCATAGAATATTTCCATCGGACATGGAGCAATGACCATGtgttacataattataattttgaatggTGAGAATCTGAATACCTGTGAATACATCTggagattcattattcacactaatctgAATTTAGCTAAACCTGggtggggaggaaaaaaggaataaagaaatatGTAATTTCTAAAGGTGAAATCCTTTACCAGATATATTTCTAATACCAATAAATTTGCTAATGCAAAGGCAGTTATGTTCCGACagttgcttcatttctttttacaaACATACTTGCCTTTTATATATTTAGAGATTCTCTTTTTTACGATGGACATGAATTCTAATCCATTCTGACTTCAAGTATTTTAGTCATTCTTTATACGATAAGATTTGTTAAACacgattttttaaaactgtaattTATGACTTCAGCTCCAAAGTGTGACAAGAGATAAGTATATTAAATTCTATTGCATAATCATTTTAAATAACATAAGTCAACTGATATTTACATAATATATGAAacacaaagtgaagtgatttaGAATTGCTGGATCACTGAAATTTCATTAATATTCTTTATGTGTCACAGTCTTGTTAATTGCACAATTAACTTAAAATCATCACCATGCATATTAAACCTAATAAGAGACTCAAAAACTCATCGAGATTAGAGCTTTGGGTAATTTTTATTTGGCTGGCAGCCTGTACATCTTATAGTTTTCCccataattatattttttctctttgccaaTTTAAGTATAATATCTCTACATCCtctaatggaattttttttttagggcaatgagggttaagtgacttgcccagggtcacacagctagtaagtgtcaagtgtctgaagccacatttgaactcaggtcgtcctgttttatccactgcgccacctagctgcccccccctctaATGGCATCTTAACAGCCTCCATTAAAAAATTCTAGTAGATCTAGATGCCTTATTACAACATGGACATGACCATTAGTTCTCAAAAGCTACATCAATTAAGCCAAAGCACTGGGACATCAAGCTAAAAACTTTTGAGTATAGGCCTGGAGATACTCTATGGCTGCTATTCTGGCCAATCAAGTACTAGGAGGCCCATCATCAGACCAGTCTCAGTTAATGATTTACTTCACTCCCAATAACTCATAAAGACCATGAACCTATTAAAGCCCACATCTTGGGAATTTTCGaacatgagatttttttaaaatattgaattattttaagaatgtaaaacaaaagggcagctacgtggtgcagtggataaagcacgggccctggactcaggaggacctgagttcaaatttgacctcagagacttgatacttactagctgtgtgaccctgggcaagtcacttaacccttattgccccaccaaaaaaaaaaaaaaaaaggtaaaacaaagCCCTGGGGGTAGTCTACAAATCTATTTTGCAGTAGTAGCAGTGATTGCCTTCTTTGggttaaaacaaatattttatcatctAAAAATTCCACGTTCCAGCAAAGATAGCCTATCCTGAATGCAGCTTCCCacggttctttaaaaaaaaaaaaaaaaaagcttggctTTAATATTTTGCCTCTCATCTTTGAGCTACTTTTCactagctcacattctaaagttgaaaaaaatctcAGTGGGGTAGAGGGATTGAGGTGGCGGGGGCAGGAGAGGGGAGGACAGAAATAGGGAGAAGTGGACATGGAAACAAATCTGTTTTAGATTGACTTATTATTTGTAGCAAGTACAAAGAGAATCATAGATTATTCATGCTGGGAGGGATCTGAGACACTATGTAGTTCAACTCcttgattttacaaataagatgATAGACTCAG is part of the Dromiciops gliroides isolate mDroGli1 chromosome 4, mDroGli1.pri, whole genome shotgun sequence genome and encodes:
- the LOC122755703 gene encoding plectin-like, with product MVENNKLTGKISELEKMLDELRKQKFQVEQELPKVKAAAENELRKQQRNVEDIALKKIKAESEAKQYRSELESIVKEKIAAQQELERVKRLTLEAEAKRAEVEENLRNFRQQLDEHTITRRTLEDCLKRKDTSLSDLEHQKSMLMAELRRKKESEEELLKLMKQMEADLAFQKKVAEKQLQEKQKIETEARRKITEIQLSCGESTLPACTIIQDTHGKQKADELKHQVLELTLANQKAEKEVGELKYELNSLQLQKTSSEEKARLLKEKLDETNDTLRCLKLELEKKDQVEQGYSQQLTELSRQLNQTTDRAQEVMQEANDLKKIKHHYQVELESLHQEKGKLKREVDQITQARALAEMNIQHLNSKVSTLQHEKALADERARSCLGKSEHILTEAFDKSHEQLLQNIKAEKENNQKIQKLNEDLEKSNEWAETLKQKVDELTRQNNETKLMMQRIQSDSEKIVLEKQTIQQKCEILKNQADSFKEQLRNTNEHLHKQTKTEQDFLRKIKCLEEDLAKTQSLVNEFKQKCDQQDIIIQNTEKEVRNLNAELSASKEEKRLGEKKVQIQEAQVQELNNRLKKVQDELHLKTIEEQMAHQKMVLFQEESAKFKRSAEEFRKKVEKLMDSKVVTENDLSGIRLDFVSLQRENCIAQANAKLYETDIKELEGRLQHYREQMQQGEKMEAHHYQKCRKLEEELMAQKCEVANLKQKMDQQIKEHENQLLLLQSEIQKRNLPKDCSFKPDFERKVNEYKYCGDLSSRGIEQLQRKTQSPLLGWESKGFPSEQMDEQRLHKSAEQIAKEVQFRLPRATLEDEKSQQCYSEYFSQTSTELQITFDETNPIPRLSEIGKIRDKALYNSISPIRYQDDNSEMELVKLMKPLEIAKNKQCDMHVEVTAIKQEKDLVPDHEERILEVFRTSDGFKRGELPKLNSTNLEQENFQNISRSYDCSVRDDEFKFQGLQHMVTARQLVEVKLLDMGTVEQLRLGLKSVEDIQKSLSKFLTKSTAIAGLYLESTKERMTFTLAAKKIIIDKALALAFLEAQAATGFIIDPISGQKYSVEDALVKGLVDNEFKGRLLEAEKAVLGYLHGSKKLSVFQAIESRLLERRKGKHILEAQVACGGIIDPVRSVRLPPEIAVQLGLLNNAILQFLHEPSSNTRAFPNPNNKQALYYSELLRMCVFDIDSGCFLLPFGERKISNLSVEKAQKISVVDIKTGAELTAFKAYQRNLIEKNTYLELSRQQYQWKEATFFDSCGKASHLLTDVKTGLQFSINEAVEEGVIDRALVKKCQEGIITPTELADTLLSKLVSKKNLNSPIAGYWLSDSGERISVLKASRRNLIDRITALRCLEAQVSTGGIIDPLTGRRYRVTEALHRGLIDESCAQQLRQCEVVFRGITHPVTNQTMSVVEAVNTKVLSIELGIRCLEFQHLTGGLIHPQSQVRLSIEEALKEGILDVLTASKLKDQKPHVRDIICPKTKRKLTYKEALEKADFDFHTGLRLLEASEPLMSGISSLYYSS